A single genomic interval of Sulfoacidibacillus ferrooxidans harbors:
- the sufB gene encoding Fe-S cluster assembly protein SufB: protein MSKAMPELSEYQYGFHDKDISIVKFKKGLSRKVVEEISTMKNEPGWMTDFRLRSLDIFNSKPMPTWGGDLSDLNFDEITYYVKPSEGQGKTWDDVPEEIKNTFDRLGIPEAERKFLAGVSAQYESEVVYHSMQKELTDLGVIFTDTDSALRDHPEIFKEYFGTIIPPEDNKFAALNSAVWSGGSFIYVPKGVRCEVPLQAYFRINSENMGQFERTLIIADEDSFVHYVEGCTAPIYSTNSLHSAVVEIIVKDRGRARYSTIQNWAPNIYNLVTKRAVAHTDATMEWIDGNIGSKLTMKYPAIYMVGPRAKGTVLSIAVAGKGQHQDAGAKVVHAAPDCSSTIVSKSISKHGGKVSYRGLAFFSEEADHSKSNIKCDTLILDQESTSDTIPYNEIENNTVTLEHEATVSRVSEEQLFYLMSRGISSEESTRMIVMGFIEPFTRELPMEYAVEMNRLIKFEMEGSIG, encoded by the coding sequence ATGAGTAAAGCGATGCCAGAACTGTCCGAATATCAATATGGTTTTCACGATAAGGATATATCGATCGTTAAGTTTAAGAAAGGTCTTTCTCGCAAAGTAGTTGAAGAAATTTCTACGATGAAGAATGAGCCGGGTTGGATGACTGACTTTCGTTTGCGGTCACTCGATATTTTTAATTCGAAACCGATGCCAACTTGGGGCGGAGATCTCTCTGATCTCAATTTTGATGAGATCACATACTATGTTAAACCGTCAGAAGGACAAGGGAAAACATGGGATGATGTTCCTGAGGAGATCAAAAATACATTTGATCGCTTAGGAATACCTGAAGCAGAGCGCAAGTTTTTAGCTGGTGTATCTGCGCAATATGAATCAGAAGTAGTTTATCACTCTATGCAAAAAGAGTTAACTGATCTTGGCGTTATTTTTACTGATACTGATTCGGCGTTACGTGATCATCCGGAAATCTTTAAAGAGTACTTTGGTACGATTATCCCACCTGAAGACAATAAATTTGCCGCGTTAAACTCGGCTGTGTGGAGTGGCGGAAGTTTTATCTACGTGCCAAAAGGCGTGCGATGTGAAGTACCATTACAAGCATATTTCCGCATTAACTCAGAGAACATGGGCCAATTTGAACGCACGTTGATCATCGCTGATGAAGATTCTTTTGTGCATTATGTGGAAGGCTGTACGGCACCCATATACAGCACAAACTCACTTCACTCTGCAGTCGTTGAGATTATTGTGAAAGATCGCGGTCGCGCGCGCTACTCCACGATTCAAAACTGGGCGCCTAATATCTACAATCTTGTCACAAAGCGTGCAGTAGCTCATACAGATGCAACAATGGAGTGGATTGATGGCAACATTGGTTCGAAGCTTACAATGAAATACCCTGCGATCTATATGGTGGGTCCTCGCGCAAAAGGAACAGTGCTTTCTATTGCTGTTGCAGGTAAAGGTCAGCATCAAGATGCCGGCGCAAAAGTGGTTCATGCGGCACCTGATTGCTCATCTACCATTGTTTCAAAATCAATCAGTAAGCACGGTGGAAAAGTATCTTATCGCGGTCTTGCATTTTTTTCGGAAGAAGCAGATCACTCAAAGTCAAATATCAAATGTGATACATTGATTCTTGATCAAGAATCTACTTCAGATACCATTCCGTACAATGAAATTGAGAACAATACAGTCACACTAGAGCATGAAGCTACTGTTTCGCGCGTGAGTGAAGAACAGTTGTTTTATCTCATGAGTCGTGGGATTTCAAGTGAGGAATCAACGCGGATGATCGTAATGGGCTTTATTGAACCATTTACCAGAGAATTGCCGATGGAGTATGCAGTCGAGATGAATCGCCTCATCAAGTTTGAGATGGAGGGATCGATCGGCTAA
- the tmk gene encoding dTMP kinase has translation MRLRKARGLGRTMNYPGRLFIVEGNDGSGKSTQIYLLKRWLEEQGYPVFFTEWNSSELIKAATKKAKKKNLLTPTTFSLIHASDFADRYEKMMLPHLRAGYIVLADRYVYTAYARDMARGCDPDWVKNVYSFAVKPTISFYFKTPLEVSLDRILSSRPQLKYHEAGLDLGLSNDPVESFKLFQGMIKSNYDSMIEEEHFMVIDATKSVEKQQQKVRKAVMDHLRDYVAPSVSQEEQRA, from the coding sequence ATGCGTTTGCGAAAAGCACGTGGATTAGGGAGAACCATGAATTATCCAGGACGCTTATTTATTGTAGAAGGCAATGACGGTTCGGGAAAAAGCACACAGATTTATTTACTCAAACGTTGGTTAGAAGAACAAGGATATCCGGTGTTTTTTACAGAGTGGAACTCCAGTGAACTCATCAAAGCGGCAACCAAAAAGGCAAAAAAGAAAAATTTACTTACACCTACTACTTTTAGCTTAATTCATGCATCAGATTTCGCTGATCGCTACGAAAAAATGATGTTACCCCATTTGCGAGCCGGTTACATTGTGCTCGCTGATCGTTACGTGTATACAGCCTATGCGCGCGACATGGCGCGGGGATGTGACCCTGATTGGGTCAAAAACGTATACAGTTTTGCCGTAAAACCGACGATTAGCTTTTACTTTAAAACGCCATTAGAGGTTTCCCTTGATCGCATATTAAGCTCACGTCCACAGTTGAAATATCATGAGGCAGGCCTAGATTTAGGTTTATCCAATGACCCGGTCGAAAGTTTTAAATTATTTCAAGGGATGATTAAAAGTAATTACGACAGTATGATCGAAGAAGAGCACTTTATGGTCATTGATGCCACGAAGTCAGTAGAAAAACAACAACAAAAAGTGAGAAAAGCTGTCATGGATCATTTACGGGATTATGTGGCACCAAGTGTATCTCAGGAGGAGCAACGCGCATGA
- a CDS encoding metal-sulfur cluster assembly factor, giving the protein MITEDIVYEQLKEVLDPEIQIDVVNLGMIYGVTILDEGKRVIVRMTLTTMGCPAMEELQVEIIQRVKQLGVDEVEIDLTFEPPWNKDMMSDEAKMVMRYLF; this is encoded by the coding sequence ATGATTACTGAAGATATAGTATACGAGCAATTAAAAGAAGTTTTAGATCCGGAAATTCAAATCGACGTAGTAAATCTAGGTATGATTTACGGTGTCACGATTCTCGATGAAGGCAAACGCGTGATTGTGCGGATGACGCTAACTACGATGGGGTGCCCTGCCATGGAAGAATTGCAGGTAGAGATTATCCAAAGAGTAAAACAATTGGGCGTTGACGAAGTGGAGATCGATCTTACATTTGAACCACCGTGGAATAAGGATATGATGTCTGATGAAGCCAAAATGGTCATGCGCTATTTGTTCTAG
- the sufC gene encoding Fe-S cluster assembly ATPase SufC, whose translation MSVSPVLEINDLYAAVEGKEILKGVNLTVRGGEVHAIMGPNGTGKSTLASALMGHPKYTVTAGTATLDGADLLDMEVDERARAGLFLAMQYPSEVSGVSNANFMRIAQNARLGEGNEVPVLKFHRELQKKMKALSIDPTFAERYLNEGFSGGEKKRNEILQMAVLQPRIAILDEIDSGLDIDALRIVAEGVNLLRSPDFGLLVITHYQRLLQYIVPDHVHVMMQGRIVRSGGRELAQELELRGYDWLKEELGIVDETVSTGV comes from the coding sequence ATGAGTGTTAGTCCAGTATTAGAAATCAACGATTTATATGCAGCAGTTGAAGGCAAAGAAATTTTAAAAGGTGTGAATCTAACCGTACGTGGCGGCGAAGTGCATGCCATTATGGGACCAAATGGCACAGGTAAAAGCACGCTTGCTTCAGCGCTGATGGGACATCCTAAGTACACAGTGACAGCAGGAACGGCAACATTGGATGGTGCGGATCTACTCGATATGGAAGTGGATGAGCGCGCGCGTGCAGGGTTATTTTTAGCAATGCAGTACCCCAGTGAAGTGTCTGGCGTATCCAATGCAAATTTTATGCGGATTGCGCAAAATGCAAGGCTTGGCGAAGGTAACGAAGTGCCTGTGCTAAAATTTCATCGCGAGTTACAAAAAAAGATGAAGGCACTGAGTATTGATCCAACTTTTGCTGAACGTTATCTTAATGAAGGGTTTTCTGGTGGAGAAAAGAAACGCAATGAGATATTGCAGATGGCTGTTTTACAACCGCGCATAGCCATTTTAGATGAGATTGATTCTGGATTAGATATTGATGCACTCCGCATTGTTGCAGAAGGCGTCAATTTACTTCGCAGCCCAGACTTCGGACTTCTTGTGATTACTCACTACCAACGCCTCTTGCAGTATATTGTCCCAGATCATGTTCACGTGATGATGCAAGGTCGGATCGTGCGTTCTGGCGGTCGTGAACTTGCACAAGAGTTGGAACTTCGCGGGTATGATTGGTTAAAAGAGGAACTTGGGATCGTGGACGAAACGGTTTCAACGGGCGTATAG
- a CDS encoding dTMP kinase — MNTMQSMDERFYGAGLPYLPDSNYSGKLIVIEGADCSGRSTQTVLLKNWLEFNGHAVMDTGIKRSDLVSTVIDQAKKGNVLGKTTLSLLYATDFADQLENKIIPALRAGFIVLADRYIFTLMVRDLVRGADPDWLHELFGFGLVPDLTVYLQMPPEVLLHRHFQKRGYLEYWESGMDLSLSADMFESFHRYQTMCQQQFDELAQEFDFVTLNGARDIEEVQKDIRWRVSRLLGESK, encoded by the coding sequence ATGAATACTATGCAATCAATGGATGAACGCTTCTACGGTGCAGGACTTCCGTATTTACCAGATTCAAACTACAGCGGAAAACTTATTGTCATCGAAGGTGCCGATTGTTCAGGCCGCTCAACTCAAACTGTGTTATTAAAGAATTGGCTAGAATTTAATGGACATGCCGTCATGGACACGGGTATCAAGCGTTCCGATTTGGTGAGCACAGTCATCGACCAGGCAAAAAAGGGTAACGTGCTTGGCAAAACCACGCTGAGTTTACTGTACGCCACAGACTTTGCGGATCAGCTCGAAAATAAGATCATTCCTGCTCTGCGCGCTGGCTTTATCGTGCTTGCTGATCGCTATATTTTCACACTGATGGTGCGCGACTTAGTGCGTGGAGCAGATCCAGACTGGTTGCATGAACTATTTGGATTTGGCCTTGTACCTGACCTCACTGTATATCTTCAGATGCCTCCTGAAGTACTATTGCACAGGCATTTCCAAAAACGCGGATACTTAGAATACTGGGAATCTGGCATGGATCTGTCTCTCTCAGCTGATATGTTCGAAAGTTTTCATCGCTATCAAACCATGTGCCAACAACAGTTTGACGAATTAGCCCAAGAATTTGACTTTGTCACGTTAAATGGCGCACGCGATATAGAAGAAGTGCAAAAAGATATTCGGTGGCGCGTTTCTCGCCTTCTTGGTGAAAGCAAATGA
- a CDS encoding Ppx/GppA phosphatase family protein, with protein sequence MTLTGIMDIGSNSMRLSIIKQQSHRSFYVVDEHKSSPRLSNALLPDGTLSQRGIEELLTHLREFQGLCKAYGVSNLVAIGTAALRTAKNRADIIEQVRTSIGLDIRVISGEEEALLGYSAITHTLRVDTAYIIDIGGGSTEISLLEGGRLIATHSFPFGAVTLSHNWPANSTPESIQSAISPIVATMRSKPYLSAHPGIEIIGIGGTIRNLATVQQARINYPLSITHNYAMSTEEIRETIGWLASLPVSLRKKVEGLSKDRVDLIVPGATILLALIEVLHSQQVRVSGRGLRDGTFYSHVMGEPTVDSSRVLQDSVLNTLHRFQESEAHATHVTDLAFELYRDAKELGLIQPLAERILYTAAMLHRIGVHVSYYHYDRHTFYLILNSALYGLSHREMILAAAAASFKGRSKLRKICAPYRLLLSEEDIQLATKLGVLIRLAESLDRRHERRIDHVTLRTNNKQVQMTIYSSQDVEVEAAAAKSFAPYVKKIFKRTLNIEHESVQPTR encoded by the coding sequence GTGACACTTACTGGAATCATGGATATCGGATCAAATTCCATGCGGCTGTCCATCATTAAACAGCAGAGCCATCGTTCTTTCTACGTAGTTGATGAACACAAATCATCTCCCCGTCTCAGTAATGCTCTCTTACCAGACGGAACCTTATCGCAACGTGGCATTGAAGAATTACTGACCCATCTGCGCGAGTTTCAAGGCCTGTGCAAAGCATATGGCGTATCCAATCTAGTAGCAATCGGTACGGCTGCGTTGCGTACTGCAAAAAATCGCGCCGATATTATCGAGCAAGTGCGAACGTCTATTGGGCTTGACATTCGGGTCATTAGTGGTGAAGAAGAGGCGCTTTTGGGATATAGCGCCATTACGCACACTCTGCGTGTAGATACCGCCTACATTATCGACATTGGTGGTGGCAGTACAGAAATTTCATTATTAGAAGGCGGCAGATTAATCGCTACACACTCGTTTCCTTTTGGGGCAGTGACACTTAGTCACAATTGGCCTGCCAATAGTACTCCAGAAAGCATCCAAAGTGCTATTAGTCCAATTGTTGCTACGATGCGTTCCAAACCTTATCTGTCAGCACATCCCGGCATTGAGATTATCGGCATTGGAGGTACTATCCGCAACTTGGCTACTGTGCAGCAGGCGCGAATCAATTATCCATTGTCTATCACGCACAATTACGCTATGAGCACAGAAGAAATACGAGAAACGATCGGTTGGCTCGCGTCATTACCTGTGAGTTTACGCAAAAAAGTTGAAGGATTATCAAAAGATCGCGTCGATCTCATCGTACCTGGAGCCACCATTTTACTTGCGCTCATTGAAGTGTTACACAGCCAACAAGTGCGCGTTAGTGGTCGCGGTTTACGCGATGGCACCTTTTATTCTCATGTCATGGGAGAGCCTACAGTTGACTCTTCCCGAGTACTGCAAGACAGTGTTTTAAATACTTTGCATCGCTTTCAAGAATCTGAAGCACATGCCACACACGTAACAGATCTTGCCTTTGAATTATACCGCGATGCAAAAGAACTTGGCCTGATTCAACCATTAGCAGAGCGAATTTTATATACTGCTGCTATGCTACATCGCATTGGCGTTCATGTCAGCTATTATCATTATGATCGACATACCTTTTATCTGATTTTAAATAGTGCACTGTATGGACTCTCACACCGTGAGATGATACTTGCAGCGGCCGCCGCTTCCTTTAAAGGGCGCAGTAAACTGCGCAAAATATGTGCACCATACCGTCTGCTGCTATCAGAAGAGGATATCCAATTGGCAACTAAGTTAGGTGTACTTATACGTCTAGCGGAAAGTCTGGATAGACGTCACGAACGGCGCATCGATCATGTGACACTTAGGACAAATAATAAACAGGTGCAGATGACCATCTATTCCTCACAAGATGTCGAAGTAGAAGCTGCTGCCGCAAAAAGTTTTGCTCCATATGTCAAAAAAATTTTCAAGCGTACACTGAACATTGAACATGAATCTGTTCAACCAACACGATAA
- the sufU gene encoding Fe-S cluster assembly sulfur transfer protein SufU: MQLDDLYRQVIMDHYQHPRNQGRIEGDALSIDMKNPTCGDEITLQLQIEDNIVKDVRFKGVGCSISMASASMMTEAIKGKTVEEALILSEEFRKMMKGEEVDDEELGDLESLAGVSKFPARIKCATLAWHAFERSAK, encoded by the coding sequence ATGCAATTGGATGATTTGTATCGACAAGTAATTATGGATCATTATCAACATCCACGGAATCAAGGTAGGATCGAAGGTGATGCATTATCGATTGACATGAAAAATCCGACTTGTGGCGATGAGATTACTCTGCAGTTGCAAATCGAAGATAACATTGTCAAAGATGTGCGCTTTAAAGGTGTCGGTTGTTCCATTAGTATGGCCTCTGCATCGATGATGACAGAAGCGATTAAGGGTAAGACGGTAGAAGAAGCGCTTATTCTATCGGAAGAATTTCGTAAAATGATGAAGGGTGAAGAGGTTGACGATGAGGAATTAGGCGATCTCGAGTCCTTGGCTGGGGTATCTAAGTTCCCAGCCCGCATTAAATGTGCGACATTAGCATGGCATGCATTTGAGCGTTCAGCGAAATGA
- a CDS encoding HD domain-containing protein, with translation MSQSSTPSILSYQHQADIIQLVNVYRTDRAHGERVMQFAQVIFELTKDMIVDKRQPHKSQEELLMRLTIAALLHDIGHYVNDVAHHKHSRYLIETARQTAEWDELLRADVARLVFTHRKKAKRSWLISHFKNRRELFQLSAILRVADGLDRQHANGVEIVQGSVQQENYTLELTGLKEIHARRIEEKKADAWKFAFGHSLALKTNRIP, from the coding sequence ATGAGTCAAAGTAGTACGCCGTCAATTTTATCTTATCAACATCAAGCCGATATCATTCAACTAGTCAATGTCTACCGCACAGACCGCGCGCATGGCGAACGAGTGATGCAGTTTGCACAGGTGATATTTGAATTAACGAAAGACATGATTGTGGACAAGCGCCAACCACACAAAAGCCAAGAAGAACTGCTCATGCGGCTTACAATCGCAGCTTTATTGCATGATATTGGACATTATGTAAACGATGTTGCACATCATAAACATAGTCGCTATCTCATTGAAACAGCCCGTCAAACTGCAGAGTGGGATGAATTATTACGCGCCGACGTGGCCCGACTAGTCTTTACACATCGCAAAAAAGCGAAGCGTTCATGGCTGATTTCACATTTTAAGAATCGCAGAGAACTCTTTCAACTCTCTGCGATTTTGCGCGTGGCAGATGGACTAGATCGCCAACATGCCAACGGCGTTGAGATTGTACAAGGAAGTGTTCAGCAGGAAAACTATACTCTTGAGTTAACTGGGTTAAAAGAGATCCATGCGAGGCGTATTGAGGAGAAAAAAGCAGATGCTTGGAAGTTTGCTTTTGGTCATTCACTCGCTCTAAAAACAAACCGAATACCATAA
- the sufD gene encoding Fe-S cluster assembly protein SufD encodes MSVLKSGTDFAKQIEMQSAAMEEPGYLVALRAKAAEHYEQLPVPWYEKSNLAQRKLDAYTVAALVSDRQEWKTIAEPFMSDDALTSPLLVLADGELVFSQGIESLSAQGAIFTTLREAATTYSDIVEKHLYSVVPQDENQMIALHGALWRNGTFIYLPRHVVIDHPLQMISVTTSGGHGTFIHNLIVAEAGSQVEFVDIYVANQDIADELQVGVTEVVVQDGARVKIGTLEDFPRNSTNVLVRRAKVYRDAQMDWVTGEVSEGYTVAEFGSLLEGQGSRSTSHAIALGAKQAHFDLTSKMVHIAKFSDSDTTARGVMQDSAEAIYRGLTHILKGASGSNGQQSEKLLMLSRESHANAIPMLLIDENDVKCGHAASVGQINEEQLFYLMSRGISETDAKRMVVWGFIDPVLAKLPIDMVRKAVETVLERKMA; translated from the coding sequence GTGAGTGTCCTAAAGAGTGGAACAGATTTTGCAAAGCAGATTGAAATGCAGAGTGCGGCAATGGAAGAGCCGGGATATTTAGTAGCATTGCGTGCAAAAGCAGCGGAGCATTATGAGCAACTTCCCGTGCCATGGTATGAAAAAAGTAACTTAGCTCAACGTAAGCTAGATGCATATACCGTTGCAGCTCTTGTTTCTGATAGGCAAGAGTGGAAAACAATCGCTGAACCGTTTATGTCTGATGATGCATTGACAAGTCCTCTTCTCGTGTTAGCTGATGGCGAGCTTGTCTTCTCACAAGGAATCGAATCATTGAGCGCGCAGGGCGCAATTTTTACTACATTACGAGAAGCAGCTACCACATATAGTGACATTGTGGAAAAGCATCTTTATTCAGTGGTTCCTCAAGATGAAAATCAGATGATCGCTTTACATGGTGCATTATGGCGAAATGGAACTTTTATTTATCTTCCGCGCCATGTGGTGATTGATCATCCACTGCAAATGATCTCTGTGACGACTTCTGGTGGACATGGTACCTTTATACACAATTTAATTGTAGCTGAAGCGGGAAGCCAAGTGGAATTTGTCGATATTTACGTGGCCAATCAAGACATTGCAGATGAGTTGCAAGTTGGTGTGACAGAAGTTGTGGTGCAAGATGGAGCGCGGGTGAAGATTGGTACGCTAGAGGATTTTCCGAGGAACTCGACCAATGTATTGGTGCGACGTGCAAAAGTATATCGCGATGCACAGATGGATTGGGTTACGGGTGAAGTGAGTGAAGGATATACAGTGGCGGAATTTGGCTCTTTGTTAGAAGGTCAAGGAAGTCGCAGCACCAGTCATGCGATTGCATTAGGCGCAAAGCAAGCACATTTTGATCTTACGTCTAAGATGGTGCATATCGCCAAGTTTAGCGATAGTGATACCACAGCGCGTGGTGTCATGCAAGATTCTGCAGAGGCCATTTATCGTGGGCTCACCCATATTTTAAAGGGCGCAAGTGGTTCAAATGGTCAACAATCGGAGAAATTGTTGATGCTAAGTAGAGAGAGTCATGCAAATGCGATACCCATGTTATTGATTGACGAAAATGACGTGAAATGCGGGCATGCGGCATCTGTTGGGCAGATTAATGAAGAGCAACTGTTTTATTTGATGTCTCGTGGTATTTCAGAAACAGATGCAAAACGCATGGTGGTGTGGGGTTTTATTGATCCTGTGCTTGCGAAACTGCCGATCGATATGGTGCGTAAGGCAGTGGAGACGGTGCTTGAGAGGAAGATGGCTTAA
- a CDS encoding cysteine desulfurase: protein MDIAMLRRDFPILEQKVNGKRLVYLDSAATSQKPRQVIEALDKYYREYNSNVHRGVHTLGSLATDAYEGARANVAAFIHAPSENQIVFTRGTTESLNMIAQGYARPRLQPGDEIVITPMEHHSNMIPWQQVAQLTGATLKYIPLQPDGTIRLEDVADTITDHTKIVAMVHVSNVLGTINPIKEVAKIAHQHGAIMVVDGAQSVPHMPVDVQDLDCDFLAFSGHKMLGPTGIGVLYGKRKVLEEMEPVHFGGEMIETVELFSSTWKEIPWKFEGGTPIIAGAVGLSAAVDYLREIGMDTVHQMDQDLTRYAMDRLSQLSDITIYGPRGERGGLVTFNLAHVHPHDVSTVLDSEGVAVRAGHHCAQPLMHWLDVAATARASFYLYNTKEDIDVLVQSLETAKEFFGHAIG, encoded by the coding sequence ATGGATATAGCAATGCTGCGACGCGATTTTCCTATTTTAGAACAAAAGGTCAACGGGAAACGATTGGTGTATCTAGATAGTGCAGCGACATCGCAAAAACCGCGCCAGGTGATCGAAGCGTTGGATAAGTATTATCGTGAGTACAATTCCAATGTTCATCGTGGTGTGCATACGCTTGGGTCGTTAGCGACAGATGCCTATGAAGGTGCGCGAGCAAATGTTGCTGCATTTATCCATGCGCCATCTGAAAATCAGATCGTGTTTACGCGCGGGACGACCGAGTCACTCAACATGATTGCACAAGGATATGCGCGTCCACGCTTGCAACCAGGTGATGAGATTGTCATTACTCCTATGGAGCATCACAGCAATATGATTCCTTGGCAACAAGTTGCGCAATTGACAGGCGCTACGTTAAAGTATATTCCTTTGCAGCCAGATGGCACGATACGTTTAGAAGATGTAGCTGATACCATAACAGATCACACAAAAATTGTAGCCATGGTTCATGTGTCAAATGTACTTGGTACGATTAATCCGATTAAAGAAGTAGCAAAGATTGCACATCAGCATGGGGCGATTATGGTGGTGGATGGTGCACAATCTGTTCCACATATGCCTGTCGATGTACAAGATTTGGATTGTGATTTTCTCGCTTTTTCGGGTCATAAAATGTTAGGCCCTACAGGCATTGGCGTACTCTATGGCAAACGAAAAGTATTAGAAGAAATGGAACCTGTTCATTTTGGCGGGGAAATGATTGAAACGGTAGAGCTGTTTTCATCGACGTGGAAAGAGATTCCTTGGAAATTTGAAGGTGGAACACCGATTATTGCAGGAGCTGTAGGGCTTTCAGCTGCCGTTGATTATTTGCGCGAGATTGGGATGGATACTGTTCATCAAATGGATCAAGACTTAACGCGTTATGCGATGGATCGGTTAAGCCAATTGTCGGACATCACTATTTACGGACCACGTGGAGAACGCGGTGGATTAGTGACGTTTAATCTAGCGCATGTTCATCCGCATGACGTTTCTACAGTATTAGATTCAGAAGGTGTTGCCGTTCGCGCGGGTCATCATTGTGCGCAACCTTTAATGCACTGGCTGGACGTCGCTGCGACTGCGCGGGCAAGCTTTTATTTATACAATACAAAAGAAGATATTGATGTGCTCGTCCAATCCCTAGAAACTGCAAAGGAGTTTTTTGGCCATGCAATTGGATGA